Proteins found in one Strigops habroptila isolate Jane chromosome 21, bStrHab1.2.pri, whole genome shotgun sequence genomic segment:
- the TM2D2 gene encoding TM2 domain-containing protein 2, translating into MAPRRGGPVGYALLCGQAVLLLGNLLLLHGASRGLPHNATEPDPPPPPAWVYSDPQAPLVLCTYLPEEFVECEEPVDHGGNATAQQELGHGCVKFGGQAYGEVDHTRVQCRALDGIECAEPRSFLRGSRPCVKYTGHYFITTLLYSFFLGCFGVDRFCLGHTGTAVGKLLTLGGLGIWWFVDLILLITGGLMPSDGSNWCTVY; encoded by the exons ATGGCGCCGCGGCGCGGCGGGCCGGTGGGGTACGCTCTGCTGTGCGGGCAGGCCGTGCTGCTGCTCGgcaacctgctgctgctgcacggCGCCTCCCGCGGGCTCCCGCACAACGCCACCGAGCCCgacccgccgccgcctcccgcaTGGGTCTACAGCGACCCGCAGGCGCCGCTGGTGCTCTGCACCTACCT CCCCGAGGAGTTCGTGGAGTGCGAGGAGCCGGTGGACCACGGCGGGAACGCGACGgcgcagcaggagctgggccaCGGCTGCGTGAAG TTCGGAGGACAGGCTTACGGCGAAGTGGACCACACGCGGGTGCAGTGCCGGGCGCTGGACGGCATCGAGTGCGCTGAACCGCGGAGCTTCCTGCGGGGCAGCCGGCCCTGCGTCAA GTACACTGGACACTACTTCATAACCACTCTGCTCTACTCCTTCTTCCTGGGGTGCTTCGGAGTGGATCGGTTCTGCCTCGGCCACACCGGGACCGCCGTGGGGAAGCTGCTGACCCTGGGCGGGCTGGGAATCTGGTGGTTCGTGGATCTGATTCTCCTCATCACCGGCGGGCTGATGCCCAGCGACGGCAGCAACTGGTGCACGGTGTATTGA